The Lytechinus variegatus isolate NC3 chromosome 11, Lvar_3.0, whole genome shotgun sequence genome contains the following window.
aaaaaggtcgtataaacgatatcgtgatttgaatcatgattctatgacatcattgtgtcgtgcttcttccgggttcgactcaaaggcgcgcgctgtgtttcgtgcaggttaattttcgtgtagcagtattgccagcatttaggaattatcattctgtgtattgtacccccggggttgtactgtagcgtcatttgtatatttcattgttttcatcaatcatttcttcaagttccaaaggcacaaattggaccgATCGACGATGAattaactcagggctctgcttgtgctttgggctcagcctgaagcacaagcatcccttaccgggattcacagaaataagacgatccctttcagcggcgcttgcgagggagggatttcaacggagatgtggcaccgcctgtcgagacaaaattaacagaattcgtgcccagtacaggaccatcatagactagaaaaatcgatcgggaggtgggagggaggataatgaccccttctggttcccgatcaaaaacaatatgaggtacaatacacggaattctggaagtaaaagatttatttttcggaagccgagtaagcgttgcacttgcacaaacgtttgctcgttagctccggcggcagcaaaaatctagcagccgacgtgaagttagaaacacgtgcgaaaatgttgacctatacttcctgggtcaaactgcgcactgtgatgcgcactggatcggcccgaattcagggagaaacagcgttagaaagatggtcgtataaacgctgattctgtcggatcgtgattcatgctgctgttttgaatcatgattcaaattgtgattcaaatcatgattctgggtcgaggtcgcataaacgcagcctttGAAACGTTGagtcatgattttgccccccccccccatctgtaaaatggatcgacgcccctgctgcACATATCTTGCTCGATAGGCTGGTATGGATtttagaatatcaagtttggaagtcaatatacaaaacatttttcaGCTCCGACATTGAGCattcattacttttttaaaggacaagtccaccccaacaaaaagttgatttgaataagaagagaaaaatccaacgagcataacactgaaaatttaatcaaaatcagatgtaaaataagaaagttatgacacttttaaatttcgcttaatttcacataatagttgcacatcctggtctcaaaacaacttttttttctgaggtggacttgacctttaatttacCAATCTAAAAAACGGCGAAGTTCATTTTCGAGCTGTGGGATGGCAACTATTGATCAGAACGCTCTACAGTTAAGTCATGGACGACTTTGAAAAGCTCCTTGCTGTTGCTACCAGCTACTTTCTCTCGATGGTAGGCACACTTGGCTTCATGGGCCCGAATTCTCAAAGGGTGGCTAACTTAGCCCGGGCTAACTTAGCCGAGCTTCGAGAAATGCAAAATTAGCACGGTGGGCTAAATGACGTCAAACGACGCGTTTTAACCTTTCGAGAAATCGGGCCCTTGAGTACACAGTGATAATTAGTCAATGACGCTTTCACCACCTGTTTGTCTGCGACAGTTTTGGACTTTCGCCAATGACTTCTTCTATGCAGAACGCAACTTTCGTCGTCGGGCTTTCAGAGATTATATTATACCATGGGACATGTGGGCGAGCTTATGTTCGCTTGAATCCAAGTCTGATCTGATTACAATTCtctattttaataaaaaggtaTAGTGAATGTGGATTACGGTGTGACAAAAAAAGTTAGTCTTCcgtatatgaaataaatgacgGGTCATAGATGAATTattgaaatcattaatatacatTATAAATAGCAGTGGTCCCAAAGGTGAAACTTGTGGTACATCGCAAgagttatttttatttctgacGAATGACATATTGAAACAAACTGTTTCTGGTAGTTAAGTATCTCTTTGAAGCGATAGTCCtgacagtcacttcttagctatATTCTCAACAAACAGAACAATATTAAGTAATGTTGATGTAATAAGTAATTTCTTATATTGTAAAACTTTATTTATGTAATTGTTATTGTAAGTTATcttttatattgtataattgTATTTCTGTAAAACGCATTGAGAGTCATTACATGTCTGAAATGTGCTATATTAGAacttaatattattattatacactcaatgtaaataaaacaaCTTTTATGGTCTTCAGTAACTCTTTAAAATCTCTGCCTGGTTGATTCTACCAATTTCTTGGAATCTATATATATTGATCATGAATTATCATGGACATGATGGATATGTCATATTGatgatatatgtgtgtgtgtgtctgtaaACTATCCTCTCAAAACACTGGTATTctaaataaactaaaatatcatatttcctCGCTTGTTGCATCACATTAAATCccttattttacaaaatatagaACACTTGACATTTCTGATTTTATGCATTTCATGTTGGACCATTCATAGTTTTTGCTTTTAAAAGATGAACATTTGCGCTAATTTTTCAAAGAGATAATCTAGTCCACACGTATCCTACCTGGCAAATAGCTTTTGGAGGTTTTTACAACGGTATTCCCCACGATATGTATGTAGTACCTGaataaacattttcaaacataaattgaaattgattaatTCTTATAATTTTCTTGTGTAGGTTATAGTAACCTTTACAAATATTGTTAACACGCTCTGGCTAATTAATCTTAAAGTGGCACACACATTTTGTTAAATGTACACTCTTTAGATACCGACAATATTCTTTATGAAATCAAATCACTTTATTATGATCTCCTATATAATAGACTTCGTATTTTGGGGATCCTGCAGACTGAACAAGTGTTGCTTTTTTGGCAGGTCCCCTCACATTTCACCATATTTCAATCTGTTGTCTTTGATTTCAAATTGCTGTATTATGTAATCTAGATGAATGATGCCGTGTCTGGTTTACCATGTTCATTCTTCTGGTGATATATTGTTTTCGTATCATGTTCAtgtgaaatttgtaaaaaaaaataaagtcaaatatcAAATACACACGACAACCAATGctaccatcatgatcatcttgTACTCCCTCCTTAACATCATAGTtgtcatatgattcatcataTTAAAGTATTATTATGTTCGACCTTAAATTATTAGAAGGGTGAATATACAGCACAGTCACCCCCTCTCAAATATGGAGGGAGCATGTCCCCTATCCCGATAATCGTGCGTGATTATCGATTTCGGGTAAAGATCACATTATATTCAAATGATGTACAGTAGATTCCttcaaaaaacaaatattgacaaaGCGAATTAAGTGCGTTAAGGCACTATAAAGGCTTATGAAAAgacctttttttaatcattcactTTGGCAACAATGGCGTCAATCTGTTCAATAGttcttcttctgtttcttcAGGTTGTCCAAGGTGGCAAGATCCTGATTTTTAGTGGATACGGTGAAGGCAGTCATTTTATGACTGCTGCTCATGTTGGGAAGGAGTTGATACGTCGAAACCACAACGTCACTCTGCTAATTAGCAATGCGTACGAACACAGAGCAAACGAAACAAAATACAAGGattttaactttgaaatattCAAGCACAATGTTCCCCCAGAAGAGGTTCGAGGTCGCCTTGAGCGATTATCTGAGTCGATATTCAAGGGGAACTTCCTGCGGGATGTCCTTTGGAACATGACAGGCCTTATGGGTGAGATAATCGATGACTGTGAAGCATTATTCAACGATCAGGCGCTTCTACAAAGACTCCTTCAAGCAAAGTTCGACGTGGCTTTCGTTGATCCCCTATGGCCATGTTCGTTGCTTGTTGCCGAGTATGCCGCCAAGAGACACGTGTCCTTTATGGCTACCACATGGAATGACAACATTGCCCGCGTGAATGGGAATCCTTCAAATGTTGCCTTTGTAGGGGAAATGAACACCGGTTTCACCAATAAGATGACACTGACCGAGCGCGTTGCCAACTGCATCATGGTCATGGTCTCAAAATGGATGGTGACATTTACCAATTCTTATACCCCTATCCAACATGCTCATGGAATTTGTCCAGATCTCAAGGCAGAAGATCTCTACCAACGGTCACAACTGCTTCTAGTCAGTGTTGATTTCGCATTGGAGTATCCGATTCCAGTCATGCCACATCTGATTCCCGTTGGTGGCCTGTCTACTGGACCTGCAAATGACCTAGCTCAGGTTAGTATAGCATGATTTGCATATTAGATTTGGcgaaaatgtatttttgatatGGAATCGACAACCCTGACTTTATATATATACCTCCTGCatcagtgcgtcccagaaaaaacgaaaccgagatttagcgatcatttatcattacttaaacataaataaaatagacaaatgacctaccaatttaaagcttagaatctcttcttttatctgatattacttagattatttctcattcacgcatgagtgagcaaatgcaatttgaagaaaggatatcaaaaactcatttggcggggggtatctgggtttcaaaaagaaaaccacatttctgaaaagttcaatatcttttctttaatgtgatacctaaattac
Protein-coding sequences here:
- the LOC121424485 gene encoding UDP-glucuronosyltransferase 2C1-like isoform X2 is translated as MASICSIVLLLFLQVVQGGKILIFSGYGEGSHFMTAAHVGKELIRRNHNVTLLISNAYEHRANETKYKDFNFEIFKHNVPPEEVRGRLERLSESIFKGNFLRDVLWNMTGLMGEIIDDCEALFNDQALLQRLLQAKFDVAFVDPLWPCSLLVAEYAAKRHVSFMATTWNDNIARVNGNPSNVAFVGEMNTGFTNKMTLTERVANCIMVMVSKWMVTFTNSYTPIQHAHGICPDLKAEDLYQRSQLLLVSVDFALEYPIPVMPHLIPVGGLSTGPANDLAQELEEYVQSSGDDGIIIFSLGTYVTYMKEELIAVFANAFARLPQKVIWQFRGTPPTVVTKVPNIKTMEWLPQNDLLGHNKTRALMYQGGNNGLYEALYHAVPIVVIPLIGDQPDVAARVTSRGMGLKLDIKTITSEKIVDALNAVIHEKQYKETVKKLSAIFHDRPMRPVEKAAFWIEHVIKHGGEYMRSPIHDLTWYEYYLIDVAAFFLLVIVVLVVFIVYSCKFALRCCKRVCVGKKAKTE